In the genome of Ursus arctos isolate Adak ecotype North America unplaced genomic scaffold, UrsArc2.0 scaffold_22, whole genome shotgun sequence, the window TTCCTGCTCCCTAGGCCCACCCCTGCTCCAACACTCGTCTTACCCACGAGGACGGACTGTCCTTTCTCCTGGATAAGGAAGAACTGGCCCCAGTCGGTACAGCAGGTCTTTACGCCAAATACCACAAGGTAGCCAGTGGAGAGCACCCACAGGTAGGGGGACAGCAGCAGCTCCTGTAAGGTGCTCTCCTCCTTCAAGgagcctgggggcaggaggaggccgggcctcaggctctgctcctgctgctctgcctgaaccgagcccccccccccaactcattaACCAGCCACAGGGCCAGAGTCCATCCACGTAGCCAGGGACCGGCAGGAAGGCACCCCTTCACCCACTGCTCTGCCCTGACCCCTCCACCGCAAGCCTCAGCAGATGAGAGAACCTGAGGACCAGGGCGTGTGGTGGAAGGCACCCAAGCCACTTAAACTTGGGATGCTGTCCGAGACAGGGAAGTCTGGCTCTGCTGTGAGGAAGGACCAGGATATAACATGAGTCACAGCATGCGTTGGCTCTGCCACTTGTCTGGTACTTAAGTGTCTCGGAACAGAGTTTTATTTACTCCCCACCGACTCACCATCACCATCCCTCCCCCTACAGTCATTGGCTAGCCCAGGGCCAGGCAGACAGCCAGTCCTCAGTGAAAGTCTGccaaatgaatgatgaatgaaggGACCCCAATGATCGGCTTGGGTGGGCGCTCACCCTTCTTGCCCTTGGAGGGGGTGGGGTCCAAGTTTCGGAGTCCGACATCGGCAGGTTCATTGTGAAtgagcaggagacagaggaaggagacGACCACACAGAGGGCCCCAGACAGGGCCAGCGTGCTTCGCCAGCTGTAGCTCTGGGCGAGGATGGTTGCCAGGATAGGGCCCAGCCCTCCAGCCAGGTTCATGCTGGCGGACAGAATGGCCCACCAAGTGCCAAACTGAGATGGCTCGAACCActgtggggcagagggggacgGAGTGGGTGCCGCATTAAACACACTGAAGGGGAGGGTCAGGTGGGGCAGACCTAGGAGCTCACGTTACAGGGATGAGGAAGAGGGCGCTTCTACTTGGCAGGGCCAATTCCCTCATCTGCCACCTGATCCCACCATGTTTAGCTCCTAAAATATCTTGACCAGCAATAGGAGCTGGACTGGAACTCCCAAGGAACTGCTCTGGGATGGGGGTGCTGGGGCTCCCACATGCTCTTTAGGCACCGTCTACCCCAGTCTAGACAGGCGCCTCGGAAGCAGACACTCACCTTCCGCAGGATCTTCCCACACGgaggccagcccagcccctgtGCCAGGCCATTGAGGAACCACAGAGCAGCAAAGACAGGTACCGTGGAGCTCCAGGAAAACACTATATTGAGCAAGCCGACCAGGAGCAGCCCCGAAGAGAAGAGCCAGCGAGCACTCATCTGGTCGGACAGCACCCCGCTCACAAACTTGCTGATGGCATAGGCTGCCGACTGGCTGCTGGTGATGAGCcctgcagggggcgggggagagcaggaagcaggaCACCTGGGGAGTTAGGGGCCGGGGCAAAGGCACAGGAGGGACGGAGGAAGGGTTAGGCGTGGGGTCAGGTGTGTAGAGGTGCCCGGCAGGTGAGATAGGTTCCCTCCCAGACAGGAGGAGCGTGTGCTGGAATCACGGGTCCCGCTCCTCCTCACCACCAGCGCTAGCCCCGGGCTGACCCATGACTTTTCAGCCTCCTGGAGAGGTCCAGCTGCCGCTGTCAGGAGGCAAGAAGAGGGCAGCCCCCCTCCCTGGGATTTACAAATGCCTGATGACATTTCCCCCTCACGCTGGATGCCAACCCAGGGCTTCTAGAAGTTCTGTTACCCCACCTCTGAACATGGGGTGAAGAGCTTAGAATTGGAGTCAAGGACCTTCTTCCTCCTGAAAAGTTGCCTGGTGGGCCGTGAAGTTATTTTGCCGACTCCTGAGTTCCCACTGCTCACAACGGCAGTGGCCAgcatgccccccctccccagtgtggaAACTGCTCAGAACGCCCTTAAACACACTCAGAATAAGCCATGCCTCTGGGGGCACTCGTGggtcacagacacacagacgcacaTCAGACGAGCCGCACTCCTCAGACACGCAGAGAGCGCACGCCTAGTTCTGCGCCCATTCCCGGCTGCGTGGTCAGAGTCCCTCAGCCGGCACCTGCAGGCTGCTCGCCGTCCTCTCTGTGCACACACCCTCCCCACTGCCACTAACACCCGACTTGGCCTACTAGTCCTGGGGCCCAgggcccaccccctgcccttccaGGGCTCACCCAAGTCATCCTTGTCCAGAGGGATCTCCTCCACCAAGGACGGCATGACAAAGGAGAAGGTCTTGCGGTTGAAGTAGTACAGGCTGTAGCCTCCAAACATGGCTGAGAAGATCACGGTGCGGTAATAGCCGTAGCCTTGGGCCGCCATGCTGGAGCGGAGCAGGCCCCACTGTCCGGGACCCGGAGCCTCTGACCACAGCTCCTGCCCGTGGCTCTCTCAGCGCCCAGATCTGCTGAGTTAGGCTTTTCTtgctccctcctccacccagccTCCCAGGCTCCCTTTATAGCCACCTTCTGGACAATCATTAAGCCTGGGGCGGCTTGTAGGGAACCCAGTGTCCTGAAGGAGACAAGAAAACAGCAGATTACTGACGGTGAAGCGGTGGGGGCTGAACGGTGGGAGCTGGAGGGGGTCCCGGAGGGAGGCACTGCCCGTGAGCCGGCTGGAGCCAGCATGCTGTGTCCCCAGAACTTCGACTTTTTTCCGCTTTACCTTGTCCGCCCGCCTGTGAAACCAGCTGTGATTAAAGGCTCAACCTAATTACTTTTGTCTGCAGGAGcccaggggaggcaggggtgggataAGCAGAGATGCCCTCTCTAGCCCTGCTCCCTCAGTCACCTACcttctcattcattcaaccaagAAGTTTACTGGAGGGTTTACTGGTTGCCAAGTACTGCACCGGTGCCGGgttaatttacacacacacacacacacacacacacacacacactcaattaAACACATATCCCCAACAGCCCGACTCCCAAGTCTTCGTAGGACCGACTCAAGCCCTGTAACTCCCAATGCTCAGCACACATGGGGGTGTAACTGTTTATGGATAGTTGCAGACCTGTAAGCGAGAGAAACTTCCCTTTGCAGGCCCTGTGTTGCACTGAAAGCCCTCCTAAAGGCTGGGGTCGTGGAGCGGCCACTCAGCGGTCTCTGATCCCTTTATCCTGTAACGTCAGGATGGGGTGCCCTCTGGCCGGCTGGGGGCTGCAGGGTCTGCGACAGAACGGCCCGTGGGCGGGAAGGTGCACCCGCGGACTTCAGGCTGCAGTGCCGAGCTAGCCCGCTTCCCAGGGCCCCGGCAACACGCCCCCGGCTTTTCCGCTCAGTTGGGAAAGCAAGTGCAGAAGGTGTAGGCGCGAGCGGAGCAGGCGAGCACGTAGTCTCCCGGAGGCCTCTCGCTTCGGGCTCCGAGTGGCTCAGCCCGGCAGGATGGGCCAGGCGCAGGCTCTCGGCACCTGCCCAGCCCCGTGTCCTCAAGCTACCCGGGACACCCGACTCGGGCTGGAAGCCCGCGGGCCCGGGTGCGGGAGCTGGAGAGGTGCGGGGACACCGGACTGGTGCGACAAAAAGAAGCAGGTGCGTGCTGGTCACGGGCAGCGCCTCGGAGGCCCCCAGACTCAGGAACTGCCCCCACCCGGGAAGGGACAGCTGCAGGAACAGCTCCGGTTTGTATCGGAAGTTAGGGCAACCTTTGTTGGGGCTCTAACAAAGGAGCCCAAAGACCCGAGACTCCCCCTCCAGCCCCGCCTTCAGGCGGCGCCCCTCCCCCGCATTCAGCCCGCTACCTGAACGCCGGCGGGAAGCCGGAGTAGAATAGAGCGGGGCGGCAGGGCCCGCGGGCGCATGCGCGtgcgctgggggcggggcctccgCTTGCGCCTTGCTGGCTGAGGGCCAAGTCCACCCCTCAGCGTTTAGTCTTAGTCCTGTGGGTTCGACAGGTCCTTGGGCAACGACAGCGCCCCCTAGGGGCTGGATTCGTATGTTCCCTTCTTAACTGATGGCGTTCAACAAATCCGTTTTTAGTGAgtgcctcccactcccactgTCCCCGCGTTGTTCACAGTCTGGGAAAGGTCTTGTAGAGAAAGCAGTCTTTTCTGTAAGAAATTAAGGCAGTCCTCAATAAGCACAATATGAACATGTAACTTGTAATCAGACTGTTGGGAACGGGGTTAAGATAAAATAGACGGAGTGTTTAAAGTGCCTGGCAGGAAATAAACCTTAAATTCTAACCCAGACCCACTACATTTTaacagtgtgaccttgggtaatAATCTCTATGAGCCCCAGTTTCTTACAAACCTCATAGATTTGTTGTGAGGACTCagaagaagattttaaaaaaaagattgtaatttttaaagtactctctacacccaatgtggggcttgaactcacaactgggagatcaagagtcgcatgctgcaccaactgaatcagccaggcgcccctcaattgaAGATTTAgataagaattaagaaaatttagATAATTGCTTTCATAGAGACCGCTGGAGAGTTGCTGAAAGAAGTTTAAGTGTTCCAAAGTTGACAGCAAAGATGTTTTAAATTGggaaggtggtcagggaagagaggagaagccTGCAATCTGCCACTAGCCCAAGCAGTGCCACTCCGAAGGCCtcatgaaagatttttaaatgggattatAAAACACTAAAGTATTATGATAACAACACTCAACGTACAATCCTTGGTTGGATTCTGATGAGAACCGTGAAGGTGATCAGCGTTTCCCCTCACTTCTGTCTGGGTACCAGAAACGATGAATGCTGTCAGGGATTCCCATCCACACAGGGGTAAAGCATTCGGCCTCCCAGATGGGGATCTTGGCTCTAGCCAATTGGGAGAAGCCGATTCAGGAGAAGACAGGAAATTAATGAAGAATTGGAGTCTTGGTATCAGCAAAGTACGGATAGTATATTATCAGGAAGATATTGAGGGCATTGTAGACTTGGCTTCAGTGAGGTAGGAGATAGAAGGTGATGTGGCTGgaggtgataatgatgatgatgatgatgattcacCTGATCCTGAAAGTCCAGGTGACTCAGAAAGTgattcagagagaaagaatctgctAAAGAACTCCAAGCTACCGAGTGCCCTGATGAAGTGAAGGATcttaaacaaaactaaaagacaacctactgaatgggacaagatatttggaaatgacatgtccaataaaacattaacatccaaaatatataaagaacttctgcagctcaacaccaaaaataataataataaaataataatcagatttaaaaatgggtgcaagaggggcacctggctggctcagtcaatagaacatgtgactcttcatcttggggctgtgagttcaagccctatgctgggtatagagattactcaaaaataaataacaggggcacctgggtgactcagtcggttaaacgtctgcctttggctcaggtcatgatcccagg includes:
- the SLC37A4 gene encoding glucose-6-phosphate exchanger SLC37A4 isoform X1; the encoded protein is MAAQGYGYYRTVIFSAMFGGYSLYYFNRKTFSFVMPSLVEEIPLDKDDLGLITSSQSAAYAISKFVSGVLSDQMSARWLFSSGLLLVGLLNIVFSWSSTVPVFAALWFLNGLAQGLGWPPCGKILRKWFEPSQFGTWWAILSASMNLAGGLGPILATILAQSYSWRSTLALSGALCVVVSFLCLLLIHNEPADVGLRNLDPTPSKGKKGSLKEESTLQELLLSPYLWVLSTGYLVVFGVKTCCTDWGQFFLIQEKGQSVLVGSSYMSALEVGGLVGSIAAGYLSDRAMAKAGLSIYGNPRHGLLLFMMAGMTVSMYLFRVTVTSDSPKDVAFWTPALHPLAELTGFTEHELWILVLGAVFGFSSYGPIALFGVIANESAPPNLCGTSHAIVGLMANVGGFLAGLPFSTIAKHYSWSTAFWVAEVICGASTAAFFLLRNIRTKMGRVPKKAE
- the SLC37A4 gene encoding glucose-6-phosphate exchanger SLC37A4 isoform X2, translating into MAAQGYGYYRTVIFSAMFGGYSLYYFNRKTFSFVMPSLVEEIPLDKDDLGLITSSQSAAYAISKFVSGVLSDQMSARWLFSSGLLLVGLLNIVFSWSSTVPVFAALWFLNGLAQGLGWPPCGKILRKWFEPSQFGTWWAILSASMNLAGGLGPILATILAQSYSWRSTLALSGALCVVVSFLCLLLIHNEPADVGLRNLDPTPSKGKKGSLKEESTLQELLLSPYLWVLSTGYLVVFGVKTCCTDWGQFFLIQEKGQSVLVGSSYMSALEVGGLVGSIAAGYLSDRAMAKAGLSIYGNPRHGLLLFMMAGMTVSMYLFRVTVTSDSPKLWILVLGAVFGFSSYGPIALFGVIANESAPPNLCGTSHAIVGLMANVGGFLAGLPFSTIAKHYSWSTAFWVAEVICGASTAAFFLLRNIRTKMGRVPKKAE